The Candidatus Izemoplasma sp. genome has a window encoding:
- the recJ gene encoding single-stranded-DNA-specific exonuclease RecJ, translating into MSKWKIKNPDLNVSELVKTIYSARGVSDYRQLFALNEQDFNDPYAINDMQVAVDRIMQGIEQKETILVYGDYDVDGITSTYLMYETIRTLGGNVSYDIPNRFVNGYGLTQTKTYDIINEDVDLIITVDNGIKSHDEIDIFEQNNVDVIVTDHHEVETTLPHATAVLHTDLSDYPFKPLAGVGVAFKLSMALLGEDALEYTDLAALGTISDMMPLIDENRAIVNVGLRHLGHSSNIGLRTLMEFLHIQQPSVADVQFLIAPRLNACGRMKSAKIAVELLQSKTKKEALNTIQRIEDINTNRKALTKRLYDLAKRTVDTNKPAIIVHSPQMHEGVVGIVASRLANEYGKVAVVLKEEEFTYKGSIRSYTGVDVYYILTELSGLLLRYGGHQSAAGLEFKKEHLNTFIEDFNSYIPKAKTHHIIEAEGKLQIDEVTLDTIYSLEQYDLKDALFVFDNLYAHQAYLIKGEHTKLIINNDCEAIFFNNKALYHAIKDHRYVALLGRLDYNTFRGRTKKQIIIEDFELI; encoded by the coding sequence ATGAGTAAATGGAAAATTAAAAATCCAGATCTAAATGTTAGCGAACTGGTCAAAACAATTTATAGCGCTCGAGGGGTCAGTGATTACCGACAATTGTTCGCCTTAAACGAACAAGACTTTAATGATCCTTACGCCATTAATGATATGCAAGTGGCGGTAGATCGAATCATGCAAGGGATTGAACAAAAAGAAACAATTCTAGTTTATGGCGACTATGATGTCGATGGTATTACGAGTACTTATTTGATGTATGAGACTATCCGTACATTAGGCGGAAATGTCAGTTATGATATCCCTAATCGCTTTGTCAATGGGTATGGGTTAACACAAACCAAAACATATGATATTATTAATGAGGATGTTGATTTAATCATCACCGTTGATAATGGCATTAAATCACATGATGAAATTGACATTTTTGAACAAAATAATGTTGATGTGATTGTGACAGATCACCATGAAGTAGAAACGACATTACCCCATGCCACAGCTGTATTACATACAGATTTATCCGATTACCCATTTAAACCACTTGCGGGTGTGGGTGTTGCCTTTAAATTGAGTATGGCCCTACTCGGTGAAGATGCACTTGAGTATACCGATTTAGCTGCTCTCGGAACAATTTCGGACATGATGCCATTAATTGATGAAAACAGAGCAATTGTTAATGTCGGCCTTAGACATTTAGGACATTCAAGTAATATTGGCCTACGAACCTTAATGGAATTTTTACACATTCAGCAACCAAGTGTTGCTGATGTTCAGTTTCTAATCGCTCCAAGACTCAATGCCTGTGGGCGAATGAAATCAGCTAAAATTGCCGTTGAATTGTTACAAAGTAAAACAAAAAAAGAAGCATTGAATACGATTCAACGTATTGAAGACATCAACACTAACCGAAAAGCCCTAACAAAACGCTTATATGATTTAGCAAAACGTACAGTTGATACAAATAAGCCAGCCATTATTGTACACTCACCACAAATGCACGAAGGTGTTGTCGGTATTGTGGCTAGTCGATTGGCTAATGAATACGGTAAAGTAGCAGTCGTACTTAAGGAAGAAGAATTTACCTATAAAGGGAGTATTCGTTCGTATACAGGCGTTGATGTCTATTATATCCTTACCGAATTAAGTGGATTATTACTACGTTATGGCGGACATCAAAGTGCTGCCGGACTCGAATTTAAGAAAGAACATTTAAATACTTTTATCGAAGATTTTAATTCCTATATTCCAAAAGCAAAAACACATCACATCATTGAAGCTGAAGGAAAACTACAGATTGATGAAGTAACACTAGATACTATTTACTCACTTGAACAATATGACTTAAAAGATGCCTTATTTGTGTTTGATAACTTGTATGCCCATCAAGCCTATTTAATTAAAGGCGAGCATACAAAACTCATCATCAATAATGATTGCGAAGCGATATTCTTTAATAATAAAGCTTTATATCACGCTATTAAAGATCATCGTTATGTTGCTTTATTAGGGCGTCTTGACTACAATACCTTTAGAGGGCGCACAAAAAAACAAATCATAATAGAAGATTTTGAACTGATTTAA
- the argS gene encoding arginine--tRNA ligase has product MNLLKLQNTLENSIIKALKDLKYYDDTIMITIETPKDKSNGDLSTNVAMQYARVARKAPRNIAEDIIETMDMTNLPIDKTDIAGPGFINFYLKDTALHNVIPTILKQGTTYGNLTLGKNTKVNIEFVSVNPTGALHIGHARGAAAGDSLARIMKKAGYDVTKEYYVNDGGNQIHTLAKSIEARYKQLFDIDAKIPEDGYHGEDIITTAKAFKNMYGDKYIKEDGYEIIKTFGVETLLERLKVDLNHFDVSFDVWFHEKELYKNHDVELTVKLLKDNGYTYEKDGAVWLKTTAFNDEKDRVIIKSDGSFTYLTPDIAYHHNKIKRGYDKLIDILGGDHHGYIDRLQAAIEIVSGKKDILDVEILQMVKVIQDGEEVKMSKRSGKAITLRDLLDEVGKDPIRYFFAARSLNTQMDLDLDLAIRKTTENPVYYVQYASARIHSIFRQAEKQNLSYDDTLTTFTTLDNDKINELLSLLAAYPEVIESSAKTKSPHKVTTYIHKLATAFHSLYNSEKFITDDTTKTIEHLTLIKALQIVLEDALHLIGVSAPEQM; this is encoded by the coding sequence ATGAATTTATTAAAACTTCAAAACACATTAGAAAATAGCATTATTAAAGCCTTAAAAGACCTAAAGTATTATGATGATACAATCATGATTACTATTGAAACGCCAAAAGATAAAAGCAATGGTGATTTATCAACCAATGTCGCAATGCAATATGCGCGTGTCGCCCGAAAAGCACCACGCAACATCGCAGAAGACATCATTGAAACGATGGATATGACTAACCTCCCGATTGATAAAACCGATATTGCCGGGCCTGGATTCATTAATTTTTACTTAAAAGATACGGCTTTACATAACGTGATTCCAACCATTCTTAAACAAGGTACCACCTACGGAAACTTAACCCTTGGAAAGAACACCAAGGTCAATATTGAGTTTGTAAGTGTTAACCCAACAGGGGCATTACATATCGGTCATGCCAGAGGTGCCGCAGCAGGTGATAGCTTAGCACGTATCATGAAAAAAGCAGGGTATGATGTCACAAAAGAATATTATGTTAATGATGGCGGAAATCAAATTCATACATTAGCAAAAAGTATAGAAGCACGGTACAAACAATTGTTTGATATCGATGCCAAAATACCTGAAGATGGCTATCATGGAGAAGATATCATCACAACCGCAAAAGCCTTTAAAAACATGTACGGTGATAAATACATCAAAGAAGACGGGTATGAGATCATCAAAACATTTGGTGTTGAGACCTTACTAGAGAGACTAAAAGTTGATTTAAACCATTTTGATGTCTCTTTTGATGTCTGGTTTCACGAAAAAGAACTATATAAAAATCATGATGTTGAATTAACTGTTAAACTGTTAAAAGATAACGGTTATACATATGAAAAAGATGGTGCTGTTTGGCTAAAAACCACGGCATTTAACGATGAAAAAGATCGCGTTATTATTAAAAGTGATGGCTCTTTCACCTATTTAACACCAGATATTGCCTATCATCATAATAAAATAAAACGTGGATATGACAAATTAATCGATATTTTAGGTGGCGATCACCATGGTTACATCGATCGTCTACAAGCAGCCATAGAAATTGTCAGTGGTAAGAAAGATATCTTAGATGTTGAAATCTTACAAATGGTTAAAGTGATCCAAGATGGTGAAGAAGTTAAAATGAGCAAACGTAGTGGTAAGGCAATTACCCTCAGAGACTTGCTTGATGAAGTCGGTAAAGACCCGATTCGGTATTTCTTTGCGGCAAGAAGTTTAAACACACAAATGGACCTAGATTTAGATTTAGCCATCCGTAAGACAACGGAAAACCCTGTATATTACGTACAGTATGCAAGTGCACGGATTCATAGCATCTTCAGACAAGCTGAGAAACAAAATCTCAGTTATGATGACACGCTCACAACATTCACAACACTTGATAATGATAAAATCAATGAGTTATTATCTCTATTAGCTGCTTATCCTGAAGTGATTGAATCTAGCGCAAAAACTAAAAGCCCTCATAAAGTTACGACCTACATTCACAAATTAGCAACCGCATTCCACAGTCTATATAATAGTGAAAAATTCATCACAGATGACACAACTAAAACAATCGAACATTTAACCTTAATTAAAGCCTTACAAATTGTCCTTGAGGATGCCTTACACTTAATTGGTGTTTCAGCCCCCGAACAAATGTAA
- the parC gene encoding DNA topoisomerase IV subunit A, which yields MAKSKLKALDDFIDQNILKENLEDIVGERFARYSKYIIQDRALPDVRDGLKPVQRRILYAMYKLGMFHNKPYKKSARIVGDVIGKYHPHGDSSVYDAMVRLSQPWKTRTLLVDMHGNKGSIDGDSAAAMRYTEARMSKASEELIRDIDKRTVDFIPNFDDEEYEPTVLPSRYPNLLCNGAQGISSGYATEIPPHNLKEIINLVIKRLKDHELTMEQALKIVKGPDFPTGAIVQGKDQIKKAFETGRGRIIIKSKTHIEDQKIIVTELPYEVNKANLVRRIDHIRIKKHIDGIEEVRDESDRHGLRIVITVKKTFDPEVIENFLHKKTNLTKSYNYNMVAISNKRPKLMGLFEIIDAYILHQKEVITNRSNYELHKAKKRLHIVDGIIRMVDIVDQVIKIIRASKNKKDSKKQLIKRFEFTEEQAEAIVTLQLYRLSTTDITALEGEKADLNETIDQLNKILKNESELEDVIIKELRATRKLLQTDRLTEIEDEIEKITIQEEELVADEQVVVGVSKDGYIKSTSIRSYRATENQNLKETDSLLFEEEVSTIDTLLLFTNKGNYIYLPVFKVPTYKWRELGTHINNIVQLNDEHIIKVLAVPDFEVSMQLLFVTRDNLIKQTELSDFDVSRYSRTIRALSLNEGDEVVSIDTTETQDREVLILSERGLGLRMNLDEIPVTSTSAKGVKAMNIAPKHKLSTGIILKAHHDLLILTNRGTIKRVDLTTIEKKKRTNKGVQLYKVVKSNPYLVVDACLMNATQYKNRAMIRINTNTGFIDISAFDIKVDRTENGRHFLNPEDGEPLYMQIEDVEEDDTIPPLSDYEKEDDHETIQQKLFDEENEK from the coding sequence TTGGCAAAATCAAAATTAAAAGCATTAGACGATTTTATTGATCAAAACATACTCAAAGAAAACTTAGAAGATATTGTTGGTGAACGCTTCGCACGTTATTCAAAGTACATAATTCAAGACCGTGCATTACCAGATGTCAGAGATGGATTGAAACCTGTACAACGCCGTATATTATATGCGATGTATAAACTTGGAATGTTTCATAACAAACCTTATAAGAAATCTGCGCGTATCGTTGGTGACGTTATCGGGAAGTATCACCCACATGGTGATAGCTCTGTGTATGATGCGATGGTAAGACTATCACAACCATGGAAGACGCGTACATTACTTGTTGATATGCATGGTAATAAAGGCTCTATCGATGGTGATAGTGCTGCTGCAATGCGGTATACTGAAGCCCGTATGAGCAAAGCCAGTGAAGAGTTAATTCGCGACATCGACAAACGTACAGTTGACTTTATCCCAAACTTTGATGATGAAGAATATGAACCAACAGTTCTCCCATCACGGTACCCTAACTTATTGTGTAATGGAGCACAAGGGATTAGTTCAGGATACGCAACTGAAATCCCCCCCCATAATCTAAAAGAAATTATCAACCTTGTTATTAAACGACTTAAAGACCACGAACTTACGATGGAACAAGCGTTAAAAATCGTGAAAGGTCCAGATTTTCCAACGGGTGCAATAGTACAAGGAAAAGACCAAATCAAAAAAGCTTTTGAAACGGGTCGAGGACGAATCATTATTAAATCAAAAACACATATTGAAGATCAAAAAATTATCGTAACTGAATTACCTTATGAAGTGAATAAAGCTAATCTTGTACGGAGAATTGATCATATCCGGATAAAAAAACATATCGATGGGATCGAAGAAGTTCGCGATGAATCGGATCGTCATGGTTTACGGATTGTCATCACTGTTAAAAAGACATTTGATCCGGAAGTCATCGAAAACTTTTTACATAAAAAAACGAATTTAACAAAATCCTATAACTATAACATGGTTGCGATTAGTAATAAACGACCAAAATTAATGGGATTATTCGAAATTATCGATGCGTATATTTTACATCAAAAAGAAGTTATTACAAACCGTAGTAATTATGAGCTTCATAAAGCGAAAAAACGACTTCATATTGTTGATGGTATTATCCGCATGGTTGATATCGTTGATCAGGTTATCAAAATCATCCGTGCTTCGAAAAATAAAAAGGATTCTAAGAAACAATTGATTAAGCGTTTTGAGTTTACAGAAGAACAAGCAGAAGCAATTGTTACATTGCAATTATATCGTTTATCAACAACGGATATTACAGCTTTAGAAGGCGAAAAAGCAGATTTAAATGAAACAATTGATCAATTAAATAAAATATTAAAGAACGAATCTGAACTTGAAGATGTTATCATCAAAGAACTACGTGCAACACGCAAGCTATTACAAACCGATCGATTAACAGAAATTGAGGATGAGATTGAAAAAATTACCATCCAAGAAGAAGAACTTGTTGCTGATGAACAAGTGGTTGTTGGTGTTAGTAAAGATGGATATATTAAATCAACATCAATTCGTTCATACCGTGCGACAGAAAATCAAAATCTAAAAGAAACAGATTCTTTACTCTTTGAAGAAGAAGTATCAACTATCGATACATTATTACTGTTTACTAATAAAGGGAATTATATTTATCTTCCTGTCTTCAAAGTTCCAACCTATAAATGGCGTGAGTTAGGAACGCATATTAATAATATTGTTCAATTAAATGATGAACATATCATTAAAGTCTTAGCTGTCCCGGACTTTGAAGTCTCAATGCAACTGTTATTTGTTACACGTGACAATTTAATCAAACAAACTGAGCTAAGTGATTTCGATGTCTCTCGATATTCAAGAACAATCCGTGCCTTATCACTAAATGAAGGTGATGAAGTTGTGTCTATTGATACCACTGAAACACAAGATCGTGAAGTCTTAATCTTAAGTGAACGTGGCCTTGGATTGCGCATGAACTTAGATGAAATACCCGTTACATCAACCTCCGCAAAAGGGGTAAAAGCAATGAATATTGCACCAAAACATAAACTCAGTACCGGTATTATTCTAAAAGCCCATCATGATTTGTTAATCCTTACTAACAGAGGCACCATTAAACGGGTTGATCTCACGACAATTGAGAAGAAAAAACGCACCAATAAAGGTGTTCAACTTTACAAAGTGGTTAAATCAAATCCATATCTTGTGGTTGATGCGTGCTTAATGAATGCAACACAGTACAAAAACCGTGCAATGATCCGTATTAATACAAATACAGGCTTTATTGATATCAGTGCATTTGACATTAAAGTTGATCGGACAGAGAATGGTCGCCACTTCTTAAACCCTGAAGATGGTGAACCGCTCTACATGCAAATTGAGGATGTAGAAGAAGATGACACGATCCCACCATTAAGTGATTACGAAAAAGAAGATGACCACGAAACAATTCAACAAAAATTATTTGATGAAGAAAACGAAAAGTAG
- a CDS encoding adenine phosphoribosyltransferase, translating to MNLKDYIANVPDFPKKGIQFKDITPLIGDGKAFQYATQQFVDFTQEINADIIVGPDARGFIFGCPVATQLGLGFIPVRKPNKLPRETIKYSYNLEYGSNTLCLHKGDIKPGERVLIIDDLLATGGTIEATINLVQESGAEVVGIAFLIELTALNGREKLKGYNVKTLMSY from the coding sequence ATGAATTTAAAAGACTATATTGCAAATGTACCAGATTTTCCCAAGAAAGGCATTCAATTCAAAGACATTACTCCTTTAATTGGAGATGGGAAAGCATTTCAATATGCCACGCAACAATTTGTTGATTTTACACAAGAAATCAACGCCGATATTATTGTTGGACCTGATGCTCGTGGATTTATCTTTGGATGTCCAGTTGCCACTCAACTTGGACTTGGATTTATCCCGGTAAGAAAACCTAACAAACTACCACGTGAGACCATCAAATACAGCTACAACTTAGAGTATGGGTCAAATACTTTATGTCTACATAAAGGCGATATCAAACCCGGAGAACGCGTATTAATCATTGATGATTTATTGGCGACAGGTGGGACGATTGAAGCCACCATTAACTTAGTTCAAGAATCTGGCGCAGAAGTCGTTGGGATTGCATTTTTAATTGAACTTACTGCTTTAAACGGACGTGAAAAACTGAAAGGCTACAATGTTAAAACATTAATGAGTTATTAG
- a CDS encoding bifunctional (p)ppGpp synthetase/guanosine-3',5'-bis(diphosphate) 3'-pyrophosphohydrolase: protein MSTSRIDVLMNNVETYITDKTHLKSIKDAYLYAKRMHDGQMRKSGQEYIVHPLDVGIILSEYKTDPTTIVAGLLHDVIEDTTATHTNVEERFGSEVALLVEGVTKLGQYKFKGMNTETEKKMAQAQNYQKMLLAMAQDIRVVIVKLADRLNNIRTLSSLSEQKQKRIAKETMEIYAPLAHRLGMYVMKAELEDTSFKYINRDRYRRIARMISDTKQNRESDLNIMKTNLEYLLGENNVECSVKGRIKNIYSVHKKMVSRNKEFEDIFDLLALRVIVNSVEDCYSTIGIIHSKWTPIPNRFKDYIAMPKPNLYQSLHTSVIANGKIYEIQIRTPQMDEIAEYGVAAHWAYKEGAPGIKMTDEISKKLRWFGDLVEFTKEADNESDVVNLLRDDIFQSNVYVFTPDGDIIDLPKGSTPIDFAFRIHTEVGIRTVGSIVNGKIVPLDYQLETGDVCNIKTSTNSFGPNDNWLKIVKTSNAKSKIKNFLNKRQKNYLIDVGREEFQKELSRRNVEIKLTDDMIADFFTNKGAKTVEGLYYEIGKNTISPKSAVNLLVGESEYTEEELIQRINDSVYVDKESDSNIIVEGIDNPSVKLSNCCTPIPGDRIKGYISKGSGIAVHRVRCNNLKSLDQNRLIDVYWGTDTTKSYTVNLKIIASNRDNILAEIINTITAKKGKVTQVAASTNKRLEGVIKVKVSIANKKELESIIISVQNIKNIISIERLMK from the coding sequence ATGTCTACATCAAGAATTGATGTCTTAATGAACAATGTTGAAACTTACATAACCGATAAAACACATCTTAAATCCATTAAAGATGCGTATTTGTATGCCAAAAGAATGCACGATGGACAAATGCGTAAAAGTGGCCAAGAATACATCGTTCACCCCCTTGATGTAGGGATTATTTTAAGTGAATATAAAACTGATCCGACAACAATTGTTGCTGGGTTGTTACATGATGTTATAGAAGATACGACTGCGACTCATACTAATGTTGAAGAACGCTTTGGTAGCGAAGTAGCGTTACTTGTTGAAGGGGTTACCAAATTAGGTCAATATAAGTTTAAAGGGATGAACACAGAAACCGAAAAGAAAATGGCCCAAGCACAAAACTATCAAAAAATGTTGCTTGCGATGGCCCAAGATATACGTGTTGTCATCGTTAAACTTGCAGATCGCTTAAATAATATTCGTACTTTGAGTTCATTAAGTGAACAAAAACAGAAGAGAATTGCCAAAGAGACAATGGAAATCTATGCTCCTCTTGCACATCGCTTAGGGATGTATGTAATGAAGGCAGAGCTTGAAGATACCTCATTTAAATATATTAATCGTGATCGGTATCGTCGTATTGCACGAATGATTTCTGATACCAAACAAAATCGCGAAAGTGATTTAAACATTATGAAAACCAACTTAGAATATTTACTTGGTGAGAATAATGTTGAATGTAGTGTAAAAGGGCGCATTAAAAATATCTATTCTGTACATAAAAAAATGGTTAGTCGCAATAAAGAATTTGAAGATATCTTTGATTTATTAGCGCTACGCGTTATTGTGAATAGTGTCGAAGATTGTTATAGTACCATTGGGATTATTCACTCCAAGTGGACACCAATCCCTAATCGTTTTAAAGACTATATCGCAATGCCAAAACCTAACTTGTATCAGTCACTCCATACCAGTGTGATTGCGAATGGTAAAATTTATGAGATTCAGATCAGAACCCCACAAATGGATGAAATCGCAGAGTACGGGGTTGCGGCTCACTGGGCATATAAAGAAGGGGCCCCTGGCATTAAAATGACCGATGAAATCTCTAAAAAATTACGGTGGTTTGGTGACTTAGTTGAGTTCACTAAAGAAGCTGATAATGAAAGTGATGTTGTTAATTTATTACGTGATGATATCTTTCAATCAAACGTCTATGTTTTTACCCCAGACGGGGATATCATTGACTTACCCAAAGGATCAACACCCATCGATTTTGCGTTTCGAATTCATACAGAAGTAGGTATAAGGACAGTTGGATCAATCGTCAATGGTAAAATTGTTCCACTTGATTATCAATTAGAAACAGGCGATGTCTGTAATATCAAAACCAGCACAAATTCTTTTGGACCAAACGATAACTGGTTAAAGATTGTTAAAACATCAAATGCAAAATCGAAAATAAAGAACTTTTTAAATAAACGTCAAAAGAACTACTTGATTGATGTTGGACGCGAAGAATTCCAAAAAGAACTTTCACGCAGAAATGTTGAAATTAAATTAACAGACGATATGATAGCTGATTTTTTCACTAATAAAGGTGCTAAAACTGTTGAAGGTTTATATTATGAAATTGGCAAAAACACAATCAGTCCTAAGTCAGCAGTAAACTTATTAGTTGGCGAGTCCGAATATACCGAAGAAGAACTCATCCAACGGATTAATGATAGTGTGTATGTCGATAAGGAAAGTGACTCAAACATCATCGTTGAAGGGATTGACAATCCAAGTGTCAAACTGTCTAATTGTTGTACCCCAATTCCAGGTGACCGGATTAAAGGGTATATCTCTAAAGGATCTGGAATTGCCGTTCATAGAGTACGCTGTAATAATTTAAAATCACTCGATCAAAACCGTTTAATTGATGTTTATTGGGGAACAGATACAACTAAATCCTATACTGTCAACTTAAAGATCATCGCATCAAATAGAGATAACATTTTAGCTGAAATCATAAATACTATCACAGCGAAAAAAGGTAAAGTGACACAAGTTGCTGCCTCAACCAATAAACGATTAGAAGGTGTCATAAAAGTAAAAGTGAGTATCGCAAATAAAAAAGAGTTAGAAAGCATTATTATTAGTGTTCAAAACATTAAAAATATTATTTCTATCGAACGGTTGATGAAATAA
- the parE gene encoding DNA topoisomerase IV subunit B, which translates to MNNTTNEYNAESIQILEELEAVRKRPGMYIGSTDARGLHHLVWEIVDNAIDEVLAGYGDKISVIIKEDNSVVVEDNGRGVPVGAHSSGKSAVEIIYTRLHAGGKFGQSGGYKVSGGLHGVGASVVNALSEFVDVTIYRNQTIHHIRFSEGGTKVTPLEELGNTRKSGTIVWFKPNSELFSTSVFNFEIIKERLRENAFLLKGLQVELIDERSDTTESFHYNDGIISYVDVINENKKAIHDPAFLEGTALDIEVEVAFQFTKSYSDQIISFVNNVRTRDGGTHVTGYKSALTKLFNDYGQRVGLIKNGMRLEGADIREGLTTILSIRIPEQLLQFEGQTKNKLGTPEGRSAVEQVVSEKMTYFFEENNNLTYTLIEKALKAKQARDAARKAREEARLEKKTKRRETNLSGKLAPAQGKNPERNELYLVEGDSAGGSAKQGRDRRFQAILPLRGKVINTEKAKIEDVLKNLEVNTIIHSIGAGLGPDFDLDKCNYDKVIIMTDADTDGAHIQVLLLTFFFRYMRELVEANKVFIALPPLYKLTRKYRNKNIIEYAWTDEEMDALLKEHNSFSIQRFKGLGEMNADQLWETTMNPNTRTLIQVTIDDLADADQRIKILMGDKVEPRREWIENNVTFSSEDDFQI; encoded by the coding sequence ATGAATAACACAACAAATGAGTACAATGCAGAGTCAATTCAAATTCTTGAAGAACTAGAGGCAGTGCGTAAACGACCAGGGATGTATATCGGTAGTACAGATGCCCGTGGCTTACACCATCTAGTTTGGGAAATTGTTGATAATGCCATTGATGAAGTATTAGCTGGCTACGGAGATAAGATCTCAGTCATCATCAAAGAGGACAATAGTGTCGTCGTTGAAGATAATGGTCGCGGTGTGCCAGTCGGTGCCCATTCCAGTGGGAAAAGTGCTGTAGAAATTATATACACACGGTTACATGCTGGTGGTAAGTTTGGACAATCTGGTGGCTATAAAGTCTCTGGCGGTCTACATGGTGTCGGGGCAAGTGTTGTGAATGCCTTGAGTGAATTTGTCGATGTTACGATTTATCGTAACCAAACAATTCATCATATTCGCTTTAGTGAGGGTGGCACCAAAGTGACACCTCTAGAAGAACTGGGCAATACCCGTAAATCAGGAACCATTGTTTGGTTCAAGCCAAATAGTGAACTCTTTTCAACCTCAGTGTTCAATTTTGAGATTATTAAAGAACGTCTTCGTGAGAATGCATTTCTTTTAAAAGGTCTTCAAGTAGAACTTATTGATGAACGCTCAGACACAACAGAATCATTCCATTATAATGATGGGATTATTTCGTATGTTGATGTCATTAATGAAAACAAAAAAGCCATTCATGATCCTGCCTTTTTAGAAGGTACTGCCTTAGATATAGAAGTTGAAGTAGCCTTTCAATTTACAAAATCATATTCAGACCAAATCATATCCTTTGTAAATAACGTCCGTACACGTGATGGTGGAACTCATGTGACAGGGTATAAATCCGCTTTAACAAAACTATTCAATGATTACGGCCAACGCGTTGGCCTCATTAAAAACGGTATGCGGTTAGAAGGTGCAGATATAAGAGAAGGACTTACAACCATCCTTTCCATCCGTATTCCTGAACAGTTGCTACAATTCGAAGGACAAACCAAAAATAAATTAGGTACCCCTGAAGGACGTTCCGCAGTCGAACAGGTCGTATCTGAGAAAATGACTTACTTTTTTGAGGAAAACAACAATTTAACCTATACGTTAATTGAAAAAGCCTTAAAAGCTAAACAAGCACGTGATGCGGCTCGTAAAGCGCGTGAAGAAGCCCGTCTAGAGAAAAAGACCAAACGTCGCGAGACCAATTTATCAGGTAAACTCGCACCTGCTCAAGGTAAAAATCCTGAACGCAATGAACTGTATTTAGTTGAGGGCGATAGTGCCGGCGGCAGCGCAAAACAAGGTCGTGACAGACGATTTCAAGCGATATTACCACTACGTGGGAAAGTAATTAATACTGAAAAAGCTAAAATAGAAGATGTCTTGAAGAACTTAGAAGTTAACACCATTATTCATAGCATAGGAGCTGGATTAGGACCGGATTTTGATCTTGACAAATGTAATTATGATAAAGTTATTATTATGACCGATGCTGATACGGATGGTGCTCATATTCAAGTCTTATTATTAACCTTTTTCTTCCGCTATATGCGTGAATTGGTTGAAGCAAATAAGGTCTTTATTGCCTTGCCACCGTTATATAAATTAACGCGGAAGTATCGTAATAAGAATATCATTGAGTATGCATGGACTGATGAAGAAATGGATGCCTTACTAAAAGAACATAATTCCTTCAGCATTCAACGATTTAAAGGATTAGGGGAAATGAACGCCGATCAATTATGGGAAACAACCATGAATCCTAACACGCGTACCTTAATTCAAGTGACCATCGATGACTTAGCTGATGCAGACCAACGAATAAAAATCTTAATGGGAGATAAAGTTGAACCACGTCGTGAGTGGATTGAAAATAATGTAACTTTCTCTTCTGAAGATGACTTTCAAATTTAG